The Hymenobacter baengnokdamensis genome includes a region encoding these proteins:
- a CDS encoding tail fiber domain-containing protein, which yields MRPGNGETEFYDYQGTGAGGFRFYAIPNTGTPSASNQVAYINTAGTCQTLSDRRVKTNITTLHHGLRTVMALRPVSYDFHPSRQLKDGVVTFRPDDKPVRALGFVAQDLYQVVPEAVEKPADERTALYTVSYATLVPILTQAIQEQQAQIETLKTQNAALQARTAQADADHASLQTLQEQVARLLGEAAPAGAQAHK from the coding sequence GTGCGTCCCGGAAATGGGGAAACCGAGTTCTATGACTATCAGGGAACGGGTGCCGGCGGGTTTCGCTTCTACGCCATTCCTAACACCGGTACGCCGAGTGCCAGCAACCAAGTAGCTTATATCAATACGGCCGGTACCTGCCAGACGCTATCCGACCGCCGGGTGAAAACGAATATTACAACCCTGCACCACGGCCTGCGCACAGTGATGGCTCTGCGGCCCGTTTCGTATGACTTTCACCCCAGCCGTCAGTTAAAGGATGGAGTCGTAACCTTTAGGCCCGACGATAAGCCCGTGCGGGCGCTGGGTTTCGTAGCCCAGGACCTCTACCAGGTTGTGCCGGAGGCCGTGGAGAAGCCCGCCGATGAGCGCACCGCGCTGTACACCGTGTCTTATGCCACTCTGGTACCAATACTGACCCAGGCTATCCAGGAGCAGCAGGCCCAGATTGAGACCCTCAAGACCCAGAATGCCGCCCTGCAAGCCCGCACAGCTCAGGCCGATGCCGACCACGCCAGCCTGCAAACGCTGCAGGAGCAAGTAGCCCGCCTGCTCGGCGAAGCTGCCCCGGCCGGAGCCCAGGCCCACAAGTAG